The DNA segment TTATACAGTCAGCTTTGGGTGAACATAATGGAAGGACTGGCAGCAGTTTAAGTTGAACTtggctccccagttcaagagagacagagaactACTGGAGAaggtccagtggagggctatGAGATTAAGAGACTGGAATGTCTCCCTTATGAGGAAGGGCTGAAAGACCTGGccctgtttagcctggaggaaagaagactgagagggggtcttatcaatgtctacaaatatcttaaaggCATGTGTCAAGATGATGGGGCCAAGACTTTTCAGTAGTgccaagcaacaggacaaggggcaatgggcacaaaatgCAGCACAGGTAGTTCTGTCTGAATGAGGAAGAACGTCCTtcctttgagggtgacagagcactgcacaggctgcccagagagttTGTGGAGTCTTGTCCTCTGGAGGCAgtcaaaacccacctggacacagctctgtgcaacctgctctgggtgaacctgctttagcagggggttggactagatgatctccagaggtcccttccaataCTGACCATTCTGGGATGACAGGAATTCAAAACAACAGTGAAAGATAAAGATCTGAGTTTCTGGCAGGCTGAAGTAATGTGAGATGTTACCGCCTCTGAAAGAGAGTGTTACCGACTCTTACCAACTGTTACTCTGCTCTAACTGGAGACTACAGTTTCCCTAGCAGGGTGGCAGAACACTAGTCATGGAATATTAAAACAGCCCAGGTTGGAATGGACCTCGAAAGATCATCTGGTTTGACCTTTTCTGGGAAAGGGGGACTAGATGAGACTATCTAGCAGCCTGTCCAATCGCATCTTGAAAACCTTCAGTGATGGGGACTGTCACATCTCTggggaggttgttccagtgattGATTATTCTCAATCAATCTCTAACTGCACAGTGACTTTATAGTATGTACCTGCACCTTCGATGGTGAATGAAGTGCTATACTAGAGTGATTGGGGTGGCAGGTGAGCAAGAGCCACcactgctgtggtggtggcaggagaCTGGGTCAGAGAGTTGTGAGCAGCGGTATCAAACTGCTGACGTGCAGGTGCTGGGAAGGCCTGTGCCAGTGTCATCAGAACCCTCttaaagttgcattttttttctcatttcgGGCCACAAAACCAGAGCCTGCGTGTtatccttattttttaaaaaaacccacacttccactgttctgttttcattttatgtgtAGTTTCATTGTATTCGTTTTCTTGTTACTAATACAGTGTATAAAGAAACAGTCAGCATTGAACATCACCTTGGTTTTACAATAGAGAGGGTTTATTATACTTACTTCTAGACaggtgttattttccttaaagatCATAGAATCTTGGAATagtctgggttggaagggacctttaaagggcatctagtccaacccctctgcaataagcaggggcatcttcaactagatgaggctgctcagagccctgtccaacctgaccttcagtgtttccagggatggggcatctgccacctgtcagtgtttcaccaccctcattataaaaaaaaaaaaaaaccaacactaaATTCTTCCTTAGATTTAGCCTGATATTAAAATACTAAGGTTTCTATTCTTTTTGTAGCTGTTGTATAAAtcactttcattaaaaaataagattgaTGCAAAACTTGTATTCACTCATTTTACCAGTGCACTAGAAATTGTAGAATAATTTCTGTATGGAATTTtgtgcagttttgttttaactgaGTTGCTGAAAGTGTAGtactgcatttctgcagaataaaaactGGCTTATACCTTTATTAGGGGATTGCTTTGCGACCTGGTATTCGTATGTGACATCTACTGTTCTTGCCTTTGTAGTGTAGTGTCTGAGTTTCATGCTGCTGCTTATTCACAGTCAGTTGCTTATTTTGCAACAGATTCTCTTTATATAAGATTAAAGACTTGTGTTTgggcttttgtggtttttttaaatgtgaaaggGGTAACTAGAGTTACCATCTGTAACTTAGTGGTAGATAGTAATAATCCTctatttggaaaaatacaggaaattatCAGAGTAGTTTAAGagtgtgtgtatgcatatgcaTAACGTTTACTTGTATAGACTTGTTTTGGGAATATCTTAGAATGCTTGTATTGAATAAGAGGAGATTTAAATTTGTGTTTGCAAGTCAACAGGTTGTTTCAGTAATACAGTTAATCTCGGttcattatttttccaagaTCTATGCCAACTATAATGTTGTGAGCACAAAACTTGTATGAAAGTgactgttgatttttttttttgctcttaggtacttgtatattttatatatttagaCATATTGATAactttatctttcttttgtgtatgtatatatgcatttatGTATTATGGCTAATattaagtatattttattttgtatttgtcttgctgaattttttttaactctagAATGCAGTAGtaaaattttattcaaaaaaaccctcttacCAACAGCATAGTGGGTGCTGTAGGTGGGATAATGATATTTTCAGTAGTGTGCTTAGTTAACTGCATTTAAACTTACGAAAAAATAAGTCTGCTATTGTAAATCTGTTGAAATGGCCAgggattttgtcatttttgttgAAAGAATTTGCTAAAACTAATGGTCAGGTAAATTTCATAGTATCTTGATAAGTTGTCACTTTTGCACAAGCTAATTTATTACTACCTCAAGACATCAGCTTGCATGGCTTTAtcatttgttctattactttAACAAATTGTGGAAGCTTGAAGTTGAAATCTTTGTGAGTTCCCAGCACTTGTTTCTGTGAATtaacatattctttttttcactgtaggAAAGTAGAATGtaagcatgtatttaaaattgaaCGTATGCTGAAATGCTTTACTATTTTATGTCTTGGTGGTTTGcttattaccttttttttttgttgttgaatgCTGTCAGTGTACTGAATGATCACCAGAACTCATGTTTTCCTCTCCAAATGAGTGTGGTTCAAAACCAGGTGCagagaaggggcaggggggaagctAGCTGGGACCTCCACAAGCTGAGAACTCCTAACATTCTTGCTTCAGTGTTATTTGTCTGTATGGTAGGatggaaaatgtgtttaatgTCTGGTAATTAAAGAAgtcaaatggaagaaaaaagaagtctaaAGGTACTTGTTACTTCGTGTTTGctaaacaaagcagcaaagctgtcATTCATCATTTTAAGATTAATTACAAGTTGATGTAGTAATAATTTTGTTTCCGCACATAGCTTTAAATCACTGGCATAATTAAAATGCCTGAATTTAGACAACAGATTTATGTTAGTACCTTACTAAAATTACCTTTAATcataagaaattaatatatgTTCAATTAtctacattttttctgtctaaaaaaaTGCTAACATATAGTTTGTACCATAAATTTTAGTCTAATCAGAAATAACCTTCGGATTCCTCAAGAACTGGGATTCTGCTCAGCTGTTTGTGCTCAGTagcttcagagaagaaaacatttggaAAGATTGCAGTTGAACAGAgaggttatttttattatgtaaaaAGGAAAGTGGGAAATTAAACTCACAAGGCAGTTGGAGATCTTTtggtaaaaaaaccaaacctcaacATGGACAAAGTAACTGGTGCACTAAGCATCTGCTAACATTTGGTTTGTAGTTGTCAAACTGATGTAAACTATATTCAGGTTGTTTGAGAACACAGACTTGTTTACAATTATATTAGAATTTACAGACTTAAAAATTGGAGTATTGGAAAGGAAATAGCTGTGCCTAATTTCTcctcttttaaaatctttgctaTTTGTTGACTGTATAATTGTATTTCTGTAGCACGTGGAGTATTCCAGTTTCAAGGACATAATGAGCAACTGTTCAGAGTActaatgtaaaaagaaatatttacaaatctTAATCCCTTTTTTCTTGAAGGACCACTACACCAGGAGAGACTAAACTTTTAGCTTCTGAAGTCTATGATATCCTTCAGTCTTCTAACATGTCAGACACAGACAATGTGAATGAGATGAATTATCGTCGACGGAAAGCACAGTTTTTCCTCGGCAGCACAAATAAGCGTGCCAAGACAGTGGTTTTGCATATAGATGGCCTTGATGATTCGGTAAGGAAACCTTCAGCATTTATGTAAATAAGGCATGCCATACTGAGATGTATTTTGCCACAAAAACAATGTATTCAGGCTGCTTGTGTGGCATCATCAGTTGTCAGCAATTTCCATGAATTATATTTTGAATCGCAAGATCTGTAATAAAATCTTGCATAAATCAAGCTTACTCAGAAGATCTAAAGAAGATGTTTTAAGGTAAGTTCCTTGATGGCTTTTTAATTACTCTAAAAAACTATTCTGTTTTCGCCtttcctaattttctttttcaagaaagaagGGGATAAATAAGGTACCTTTAGCGGCTTTGCTTAAGGGTATCTTGTGAGTGTATCAGTgtgttaaacaaaaaataagtttcCTTTTAGTTACGGAGATTTCAGAcactgggttttggttttggtggtttttttcccccttactcttaatttagaaatgctgcattttctttgagCTGGTTTTGCTACATCTTTTCATTGTCTGTGAGATCTTTTCTACTGTAGTGACCAGAATGGCATTTGAGTTAATGAGGTCTCACTGAGTCTTTATGTAATGTCAGAATAACTTCTACGGATTTATCTACCATACCCCTGTAGATAACACCCCAGGGCCATGTTTGCCTTTTTACGGCTGCCAAACAGCATGTAGACTATTTAAGCATGTTATCCACAAGTGCCCTCCGGACTCTGTATCTTCAGTTTTGTACCCATTTTAAATGATCAGACCTGATCCTTTGCTTTGTTGCTTTATATTTTGCCAAGTAAGCGTGTCCACAGGCCCAGTTTACCAACAGCATACCCATCGTACTGTTTTCATAAGACCATAGTTAATTCCTTTAGAAATAACATGCTGCTCTAGCTCACTTTatacaaagtaaatattttttacagttctgTCCTTCCAGCACTTGCTATGTCTAAAAGGCAGTGCTTTGTCAACACCATTGGCTTTTGTGCtctgaaggggtttttttaattcagtccTATTGGTTGTCTCCTGTTaagtttgctttggtttgttttcaagcTTCTAGTTGATTTGTTTGTTCACAGGTATCTCCAAGCAAGAAATTTCGTCCACCTATGTTTTGTGAGTTTAGATATGCTGGCTATGGTCTAATTCTATCTTAGAAgtgtttatttgtgtttttcaaCAAATGTAACTTAGCAAGATTTGTGGAGTTTCTCTCTTAAAAGCTGAGGCAAAGGTATCCCGAAAAAGCTTAGCTCCAGAGAGCAAAACTGCAGGCTCCTGTAGTTGCCTAGAGCGCACCAGCATGTTTTTCTAGCTCactgttaaagaaaagaaaaatctgactGTTCGCTGGCTGAAGATGGCTAGTGTACATTGCTCTATGTACATCATCAGATGATTAAAGAAATGTTAGTGATACTCCAGGTGCTCACCCAGCAGTTAAACATACCTGTAATGCTGTTTTAAGCGTCGCGGTAAGTTAGCACTGGAAGGATAATGAAGGATGAGAACAATAAAAACAGCATAGTTTCATTCAACGCTATTCCCAACTTAACTAGCAAAGATTATAAAGTGGCACATATGAGTGTTAAAAAACATAGTAGGTAAACGCAGGGTTataaacactgtattttaagtttACCTGTGTTTTATCTTCTAGATTTGGAACAAGAAGCTGCTGCTAGGAATGATTGCAAATCCTACAAATGCCTGTGGATTTTAAAACCTCAAGTATTAGATACTGATTATTTCAAGGAGGGAAAGGTCGTTTGTGGTTTAGTGTGGGGttggatgtttttattttaagatctAATTATCAAAATTACTTATAAGcttacaaaaaaaggaaagaatgaagcAGTATTTCAGGAGTCTGTGGCACCCCCCTCAGTAAGTTTTCTAGTCTATACATTTTAGCAGTACTTGTCTAGGGTATGGTGATCAGGGTTTGATGTGcaagaaaataatctaaacTTCACCTGTCCTACACTGTACCTGTCCTACCCTGTGCCCACGCTTCAGGAGTACCATGCAGAAAGATGTCTAGCTGTGTATTGAGGTTTGTGCCTAACTGCCATAGTTAAACATACTTTGTAAAGGACATTTGTGCAGCAAGACCGGTGCTGCCAAGCTTCCAGATGTTTGGGGAGTCTATATGGGCCTTGGTAAGGTCTGTATggacctttttcttttaagaagtgATTTGTCAGGTATCTAATCACTGAACGTTCATTTTGAATTAAACTGATATGCCTGTGATTTAACCTGGGATCTCAGAGTAAAAAGCCAAATTCTGTCACAGAATTGCTATACACCCatgtaagaataaaatatttgtttaggCTAATAAGCTGTGAATGAGTGgtataaagttatttttcaaagtctcaaaaacattatttaaatacataaactTACACAAATTAGTTCAATATATATGCTAAACTGCCAAAAAACGCCCCTGATTTGCATAGTTCTTtcagagattaaaataattttatttacttgttgTGCATGAAACTATCCCAAATACTGACCACCAATTATTTGAGAGCTAATGTAACATGCTTTGAAATAACTTATTATTTAAAACCTTGCAGAAACTTGCAGTAAAAGTTAAATACATCATTATTTTGAACCTGTGTAAGGCTGTCAGTTTATTTCTGGTACAGTGCatctcctcttttttccccttttctgctAGCAGTCTCTCCAAGtatattttaatctgttttgttaCAACTAATCTGTGcaaatattaaaaggaaaaataaatgacagaaaattcTGAGATAATGTAGAGCAGATGCAACTAGTACAGGTCAATGTAATGTTACAGCACAGCAGGCAATGTCACTTGCTTTAAGCATAACATTCTGTGGGTTATCAaccaaatattttccctttgaaataaGAATTGTGCTGTGCAGTGATGTCTGTGAGCTGCCACAGATGAAGCAGCTGAAAGATACAACAGCTGCTTTGATGCATTCAGTCAGTATGGAGGCAAGGTGTCTGATAAATACCAACTTAAACACTAACTATTCATCAATGAGCACTTCAGTCAATCAGAACTTAACCAGAGGGGACTGTTTAGCTGATCATAcggcagaaaaaaacattctttgcttttcagcactTTTCTCTAATTATTTACAGTTGATTCCATCCTTCTTTGACTTCTAAAGTGTAagcaatttttctctttttttttttttttttgtggcaagAGAGCCTAATATTTGTGCACTAAAATGTAAGTctcaattttcttctgcaaaaatgtGGTTGAGTAACAACCTGCCCTCAGACATACAGGAATTCCTTAACAATTAATTGTGAGCATTTTCACATGGTGTGTTATGAAAGTACTTTAGTTGTGgggtgtttgtttcttttccagtctcGAAGGAATCTTTGTGAAGAAGCCTTGTTGAAAATTAAAGGTGTTATTAGTTTTACCTTTCAAATGGCTGTTCAAAGGTGTGTGGTCCGAATTCGCTCAGACTTAAAAGCAGAGGTAAGTGCTTGACAAGCCTCCAGATCCTCATGTTATTGCTTTCTGTCACACTAAGCTCTTGGCTTTTTTCTGTGTACTTGTAGGCATTGGCAACGGCAATAGCATCAACCAAAGTTATGAAGGCACAGCAAGTTGTGAAAAGTGAAAGTGGCGAGGAGGTAggatatgtttttaaaataccagttgTTCTAGCTCAGCTCTATCTTTAATACCAGCACCTCTGTGCCCATGACATCTGATGCCAGGCAAAATTTTTCAAGTGAGTGTGCTACACATACAGTAGAAGGAGAATGAAGAGTATCCGATGTCAGGGCATGTATCCGTAGAACAGTTTTACAAAACTTAAGTGTTTGGAAGAAGgacaaaaatactgtaaatatttctctCCTTAATGATATGAAAAGGATCACAGAGaacctttggggtttttttggctgcagttgctgcactgtttttattttgcaactaCAGTAAAAGGGCTgtctttattgattttttttttcttgcatgttaagccaaagctttttttatttatatcctAATCATAGTAGATTCCAGATATATAGTAGGTTCCATTTATATTCTTGATGTATAGGGGAATAGGGAAGGAGTCTCACAACATGCATGTCTGTCATCctcaatatatatatatatatatatgtatcatTCTTTTGAGTTACAACAGTTGATGTAATTTTAATCTGTTGTGTTTTATCAGATGCTAGTTCCATTCCAAGATACTCCAGTAGAAGTAGAGCAGAATACAGATCTACCTGAATATTTACCAGAAGATGAAAGCCCTACTAAGGAACAGGACAAAGCAGTGTCTCGTGTTGGGTCGCACCCAGAAGGTGCAGCAAGctggctcagcacagcagcaaactTTCTATCAAGATCTTTCTACTGGTGACTTGTATTTGGTGTTAAAAGACTGTGTGAATGAACCAACAGGGGGGCCAGTTTTCCATTGGTGTGGTGAACTGCCAAGTGCAATTTGCAATAAATCATCACAAAAATTTTAGATTAAGCAAATGTATgctgcattttacattttattggACATTTAGCCTGATAGGGCAGGGGTCAAAAACCAGAGGCCTCCAATCAAATTgctctttaatttgtttttcatttagatTCTATtgcttcactttttaaaaatgggtcCACTGTTATATACCAAATGTTTATGCGTATAGAGCTTTAAGTTTGGCTTCACATGAAACACGTGATGGGGAGAATCCATTTAACTCAAGTCTCAGGGCCTCTGCGAAAGAAAATTCTTAACAGCTCTAGTTCTGCATTAAATGAAAtaccctttttatttctgcatccCTTTGGACTaatgttattttgtttaattttctagattttgactccagaaaaaaatagtctgcctcttttttttttttgcctttatttttgcCAACCATGTTCACAGTGTGAGCACAATGATGTTCCCTTTTTGCTATCACTACAGACTTGAAATTTATAACCCTTTTATGTATATTGAATTTTTTCCAGCCTGCCCTTAACCATTGGAGTGCTTGAGGTTAAGAAATAAGGGATTGAAtaaacacaaatacatatacat comes from the Falco rusticolus isolate bFalRus1 chromosome 3, bFalRus1.pri, whole genome shotgun sequence genome and includes:
- the ARMC1 gene encoding armadillo repeat-containing protein 1 isoform X3; its protein translation is MHAAEKMNSTMSEEPDALSVVNQLRDLAADPLNRRAIVQDQGCLPGLILFLDHPNPPVVHSALLGLLEVIHFSFLLELGLSPALNQALRYLAECRANREKMKSELGMMLSLQNVIQKTTTPGETKLLASEVYDILQSSNMSDTDNVNEMNYRRRKAQFFLGSTNKRAKTVVLHIDGLDDSVSPSKKFRPPMFYLEQEAAARNDCKSYKCLWILKPQVLDTDYFKEGKVVCGLVWGWMFLF
- the ARMC1 gene encoding armadillo repeat-containing protein 1 isoform X2 encodes the protein MHAAEKMNSTMSEEPDALSVVNQLRDLAADPLNRRAIVQDQGCLPGLILFLDHPNPPVVHSALLALRYLAECRANREKMKSELGMMLSLQNVIQKTTTPGETKLLASEVYDILQSSNMSDTDNVNEMNYRRRKAQFFLGSTNKRAKTVVLHIDGLDDSSRRNLCEEALLKIKGVISFTFQMAVQRCVVRIRSDLKAEALATAIASTKVMKAQQVVKSESGEEMLVPFQDTPVEVEQNTDLPEYLPEDESPTKEQDKAVSRVGSHPEGAASWLSTAANFLSRSFYW
- the ARMC1 gene encoding armadillo repeat-containing protein 1 isoform X1; this translates as MHAAEKMNSTMSEEPDALSVVNQLRDLAADPLNRRAIVQDQGCLPGLILFLDHPNPPVVHSALLGLLEVIHFSFLLELGLSPALNQALRYLAECRANREKMKSELGMMLSLQNVIQKTTTPGETKLLASEVYDILQSSNMSDTDNVNEMNYRRRKAQFFLGSTNKRAKTVVLHIDGLDDSSRRNLCEEALLKIKGVISFTFQMAVQRCVVRIRSDLKAEALATAIASTKVMKAQQVVKSESGEEMLVPFQDTPVEVEQNTDLPEYLPEDESPTKEQDKAVSRVGSHPEGAASWLSTAANFLSRSFYW